Proteins co-encoded in one Arachis hypogaea cultivar Tifrunner chromosome 13, arahy.Tifrunner.gnm2.J5K5, whole genome shotgun sequence genomic window:
- the LOC112734042 gene encoding uncharacterized protein yields MTDKLKKEISCIVQGEMETLYEYWERFRKLLDSCLNHIIDTQVLLSYVCQGMREQDKNLLDASSNGSLSKYRTAEEAWQLITDLAESTQHARRRVNRPKAMNEVSFSGETATLTKTLCEMTSLLKQLQVNQPQPPPPPQHQQSQQLVSQKVCGICSCYSHYTDECPSLQEDNTLAATHNFYDRSYYERTNQGYHSQRSNYNQGYPQQEGNYNQGSNNSNQGWRDSSNQGWRDNYQQGGMDNGRNQRWNTNNPQNRYSQNPPNQQPNQVRNYQTYIPPHRQSLPPNQSQAPQITYPSTSSNQDETLRSILQGQKELQNTLNSSLNGLTSTLQALIAHMEPPSTSNPQAPTSSAIPFKPLPNPKGGINAVTLRSGTQLKKRDSKAPSLMIVTQKEDGVEIEEIEEEEETHVIVEDEDPQPRSEVPRKEQVLEEVAQPIPFPTLAMKAKKRVELDPKMVEMFKKVEVTTPLFDTIHQVPKYAKFLKDLCMNKDRIHELETIPLGSSISALMGAIPEKCVDPGPLFSLLCH; encoded by the coding sequence ATGACGGACAAGCTAAAGAAGGAAATCTCATGTATTGTACAAGGCGAGATGGAAACTCTATATgaatattgggaacggtttcgcaaacTTCTTGACTCATGTCTCAACCACATAattgacactcaagtattgcttagCTATGTGTGCCAAGGCATGAGGGAGCAAGATAAGAATCTATTGGATGCCTCAAGCAACGGTTCTTTGTCAAAGTATAGGacggcggaggaggcatggcaactcattACCGACTTAGCCGAATCCACTCAACATGCTAGGCGGAGAGTCAACCGCCCAAAGGCCATGAATGAAGTCTCTTTTAGTGGTGAAACCGCCACCCTTACCAAGACCTTGTGTGAGATGACAAGCCTTCTAAAGCAACTCCAAGTGAATCAACCACAACCTCCACCCCCTCCTCAACACCAACAAAGCCAACAATTGGTCTCCCAAAAAGTATGTGGTATTTGCTCATGCTACTCCCACTACACGGATGAATGTCCAAGTCTCCAAGAAGATAACACTCTAGCGGCTACCCACAACTTTTATGATCGCTCCTACTATGAACGCACTAATCAAGGATACCATTCACAAAGGAGTAATTACAACCAAGGGTACCCCCAACAAGaaggcaactataaccaagggagTAACAACTCTAATCAAGGTTGGAGGGATAGCTCCAACCAAGGTTGGCGGGACAATTATCAACAAGGAGGAATGGACAATGGAcgcaaccaaagatggaacactAACAATCCACAAAACCGCTACTCACAAAACCCTCCAAATCAACAACCTAACCAAGTAAGAAACTACCAAACCTACATACCACCTCATAGACAATCACTTCCACCCAACCAATCGCAAGCACCACAAATCACCTATCCTTCCACCTCCTCAAATCAAGATGAGACACTCCGGTCCATACTCCAAGGGCAAAAAGAACTCCAAAATACACTCAACTCAAGTCTCAATGGTCTTACTTCCACCCTCCAAGCTCTCATTGCTCACATGGAGCCACCTTCTACCTCCAATCCTCAAGCTCCAACCTCTAGTGCTATACCTTTTAAACctctacccaaccccaagggtggcatcaacgcCGTTACCTTGAGGTCCGGAACTCAATTGAAAAAGAGGGACTCAAAGGCACCTAGTCTAATGATAGTTACTCAAAAGGAGGATGGAgttgagatagaagaaattgaagaggaggaggaaacacATGTGatagttgaagatgaagaccCTCAACCAAGGAGTGAAGTCCCTAGAAAGGAGCAAGTCTTAGAGGAAGTGGCTCAACCAATCCCATTCCCTACATTGGCAATGAAGGCTAAGAAGCGTGTAGAACTTGACCCAAAAATGGtggaaatgttcaagaaagtggaGGTAACTACCCCTCTCTTTGATACTATACATCAAGTGcctaaatatgcgaagtttctTAAGGACTTGTGTATGAACAAAGATAGAATCCATGAGTTAGAAACCattccattggggagttctatttcagCCTTGATGGGAGCTATTCCGGAAAAGTGTGTTGATCCGGGACCCTTGTTTAGTCTCTTATGTCATTGA